TGAACTGTATACTCGCCGCCGTCGCAAGCACCCTCCTGCCTTGAAGACCTCTGCTGGCGACCTCCTGCCGTGAAGAAACAACCGCGCCGCGAACTCCAGCAACCTCCTGCCTCGAATCCCAACTGCAATTCCAGTGAAATCCCAGCCACGAACTTTAGCCTCGAATCCCAGCCGCAAATACTCTGTGAATCTACAGCAGCTAATTATATTTAGATGGAGAAACATGAAGTTGCTCGTCCCATTAGCACCATTCTCGATGGAACTAATTATATTACTTGGGCCCACCAAATGAGGAGTTTTTTGATAGGTCGAAAACTGTGGCGCATCGTTACTGGAGATATCACTAAACCAGTCAAACCTACTCCTCCGATGGACACCACTGAAAATATTGATACAGACCCATCTGATGTCACTGTTCAAGAGACGACTGCAGAAACCGACAAATACATTGAACGTCTTGAGGATTGGGATAGCAAAAACCATCAGATCATTACTTGGTTAGGTAACACCTCTATTCCAGCAATTCACACACAATTTGATGCATTTGATACGGCAAAAGAACTCTGGGATTTTCTGTCCACACGTTTTCAGTCTATTGGACTTGCTCACTATTACCAATTGCACTCTCGACTTGTTAGTCTAAATCAGGAGGGAGGACAATCTGTGAACGAGTATCTTGCAACTCTTCAACCAATATGGACTCAGTTAGATCAGGCAAAAATCAATCCGGAGCATATTCGCCTCATCAAAGTTCTTATGGGTCTTCGCCCAGAGTATGAATCAGTCCGTGCCGCATTGTTACATCGTAACCCTCTGCCGAGTCTTGATGCTGCCATACAAGAAATCTTATTTGAGGAAAACCGCCTTGGCATTGTTTCCTCTCTGCCATCTGATGTCGCTCTTGCAACCACCCATTCACGATCGGCTAATGAGTCTATTTTCTGCAAAAATTGCAAACTTCATGGTCATAAGTTTGCTAATTGTCCTACTATTGAGTGCAGGTATTGCCACAAACGAGGTCATATCTTGGACAACTGTCCCACCGTCCACCCCGTCCTCCTGGTGCTCCATATAAACCCAAGTCCTCCACTAAATACAGTTCTCCACCTATTGTTGCTGCTGCTACCTCCCATCTGATATCACCACACCTCAGAATTTTCAGTTAAATGATCTTCATGACTTACTGAAACAGGTGATCTCTTCCAACTCTACTGCTCTTGCCGTCACTCCAGGTACATCTTGGCTCCTTGATTCAGCTTGTTGCAATCATATGACTGCTGACATTTCATTATTATCCTCACCTACTCATGTTCAATCTCTTCCCTCAATTCACTCTGCTGATGGTAATCATATGCCTATCTCTCACGTTGGTACTGTTAACACACCCACAATAAAACTGTCAAACACCTATCATGTTCCAAAACTCACATTCAACCTAGCTTCTGTTGGCCAACTTTGTGATCTCGGACTAACTgttatcttttcttctcatgGGTGTCAGGTTCAGGATTCTCAAACGGGGCAAGTGATTGGTACGGGACGGAAGGTGGGACGATTATTTGAGCTTACATATCTTCAGCAATCTCCTGAGTTTCCACCTATCTCTGCACCAGTCACTGATACCTCTATATATCAGTGGCACCTTCGTCTAGGTCATGCATCCTCTGATAAACTTCGTAATTTAGTTTCTACTGGTAATTTGAATAATGTCTCAAAATTCAGTCATTTTGATTGCTTAAATTGCAAACTTGCAAAACAACCTGCTTTATCATTTCCTAATTCCACCTCTCTATGTAATAAGCCTTTTGACCTTATTCATTCTGACATTTGGGGTCCTGCTCCTTGTACTACCGTTAATGGTTATCGATACTTTGTCTTATTTATTGATGACTATTCTCGTTTTACTTGGATTTACTTTCTTAAACATCGCTCTTccttatatcaaatatatgttgattttgcaaatatgattCACACTCAATTCTCcagcaaaattaaaatctttcgAACTGATAATGCGATGGAATATAAGGACTCTCAACTTCTTTCCTTCCTTGCCCAGCAAGGCACTCTGATTCAACGCTCCTGTCCTCACACCTCTCAGCAAAATGGAAGAGCTGAACGCAAACATCGTCACATTCTTGACTCTGTTCGTGCTCAGCTTCTATCTGCTGCTTGTCCAGAAAAATTCTAGGGCAAGGCTGCCCTCACCTCTGTCTATGTCATCAATCGTCTTCCTTCAAAAGTCACTAAAAATGTTTCTCCCTTTGAAAGACTATACGGTACTTCCCCTTCTTACTCCAATCTAAAAATTTTTGGTTGTGCATGTTTCGTATTATTACATCCTCATGAACATACCAAACTTGAACCACGTGCACGTCTATGTTGCTTCTTGGGTTATGGTACTGAACATAAAGGATTTCGTTGTTGGGATCCCATCTCTCAAAGATTACGTATATCTCGTCATGTCACCTTTTGGGAACATCGTATGTTTTCTAGTCTTTCTTCATTCCATGAATCTCTTTCAAGTTCTCACCCATTCTTCACCGATCCGTCTATTGACCTTTTTCCCTCACTTGATTCAACACCTGACACTACACCTTGCATGTTACCTATACCTGAGCCCACTCAATCGGACCATATTTCTGCACTCCCGGATCTTCCATCTGCCCCTCTTGAGGAACCTGAATCTACACCAATCCGACGATCTACACGGGTAAGAGAAATTCCCTCTCATCTTAAAGATTATCATTGTTTCTCCACTATCATGTCTTTAGTTGAACCTTCCTCGTATAAGGAAGCCAGCACTAACCCATTATGGCAGCAAGCAATGAATGAAGAACTTCAAGCCTTAGAAAAGACTCATACTTGGGAGTATGTGGACTTACCTCCTGGAAAGAAacctattggttgtaaatggatctttaaaatcaaaacGCACTCTGATGGGTCTATAGAACGATACAAAGCACGACTTGTAGCCAAAGGTTATTCTCAAGAATATGGCATTGATTATGAAGAAACGTTTGCTCCAGTAGCTCGAATGACGTCTGTTCGTAGTCTTTTAGCCATTGCAGCTGCAAAACAGTGGCCCCTCTTACAAATGGATGttaaaaatgcatttctcAATGGAACTCTATCTGAAGAAGTCTATATGAAACCACCACCTGGTACTACCCCGCCACATCAGAAAGTATGTCTTCTTCGACGAGCTCTCTATGGTCTCAAACAGGCTCCCCGAGCCTGGTTTGCAACTTTTAGCTCCACTATTACTCAACTTGGGTTCACTTCCAGCCCTCATGATTCAGCCTTGTTCACCCGCCAGACACCTAATGGTATTGTACTCCttcttttatatgttgatgacatgATTATTACAGGCGATGACCCTCAAGCTATATCTGAATTGCAATGCTACCTGGGAAAGCACTTTGAGATGAAGGATTTAGGACCTCTCAGTTATTTCCTTGGCCTTGAGATCACCTCCGTGTCTGATGGTTATTACTTATCTCAAGCTAAATATGCTTCTGACCTACTCAGTCGATCTGGTATTACTGATTCTACAACATCCTCAACACCTCTGGATCCAAATGTTCGACTTACTCCTTATGATGGTGTTCCCCTTGACGATCCTACTTTGTACCGGCAACTTGTTGGTAGCTTGATTTACTTAACTGTAACTCGCCCTGATATTGCGTTCGCAGTTCACATAGTCAGTCAATTCATGGCCGCTCCCCGTACTATTCATTTCACTGCTGTCCTTCGGATTCTTCGCTACATTAAAGGCACTTTGGGTCATGGTCTCCACTTCTCCTCACAGTCTTCTCTGGTTCTCTCTGGATTCtctgatgctgattgggcaGGAGATCCTACTGATAGAAGATCCACCACTGgctattgtttttatttaggtgATGCTCTTATCTCCTGGCGCAGCAAGAAACAATCTGTTGTTTCCCGGTCTAGCACTGAGTCTGAATATCGTGCTCTAGCTGATGCCACTTCAGAATTATTATGGCTTCGTTGGCTTCTTACTGATATGGGAGCCCCACAAACATCATCTACTACTCTCCATTGTGATAACCGCAGTGCCATTCAGATTGCACACAATGATGTATTTCATGAACGAACAAAGCACATAGAGAACGATTGTCATTTTGTCCGTCATCATCTTCAAAGCAACACTCTCCATCTTCAATCTATCTCTACCATTGATCAACCTGCAGATATCTTCACCAAAGCTCTCCATTCTCCTCGTTTCACTCTGTTACTTCACAAACTCAAGGGTGGTTTCTACTCTACcaacttgagtttgagggagggtatcACCgtaattaaagtaatttagcAATAATTTAGGAAtacattattgtaattagattaatttgaTCCTTTCCTTATAGGTTGTCCAATTAAGTGTATATGTATCATTGTATTCTTGATTTTACATAACAAATAAACAAGATCTAGAAGATTCCCCATATTGTTCTCATTTATCATGGCCCCCCCTCTCTTCTCTCCTTgcttttcttatatttatattcatcaaaatattgaagtCGATCTTGGCCATCAGAGAAGTTTGTCAAATGGATTGTCTCTGTCACTCAATGTCGATTTTGACTATCATGCGGATGATGATCCAAACCTGTAGAGTTGATGGATTATCCTCCTCCTTGATCTATCGGGCTATTCCATCTCCATATTATTTAGACAAGacagaaaaaaggaaaaagaaggaaggaggtagacaaaagaagaaggaaaaataatacaaaaccAATGGTTTTCtaatattaaagaagaaagggtttttgaaattggaattaGAAGAAAAGGTCATGaaagtgtaattttttttattttagctGGGTGTAATTgatgtattattattgtttccagagggtttttttttagggttttgaagGATGACCTAAAATTGTATACTATATTACaagattaatataaatttctcatttttttagaaatgtcctaaattgactaatattttacataagTATAGGGTCCAAATGACTAATTTAtccatctttattattattaatatattgatggaagaaatgatcaaaattgaattatgaAGAAGACCAAATATTGGTCGGCGCCAGAACTTTTATCTCACAATGTTCAAGGGTGATACAAATAATgatataatgttatttttaatgattaaGTAATTccatattaaaaacaaattcaatttatattgaattaataaaatacttctaacaaatttaaatctaaatcttAATTATTAGGTAAAAAATAAGGGAGTTGTCATTTAGgtaattaatttagtataatataaataaagaaattatttgaatttaattaaaaaattatatataattaataatgatcataaagttataaatatcctaaaaatttaggaaatagtaaataataatttaggaCATTTGTTATTAgatatctttcttttcaaaatgaaaattttaaaagggTTATTCTTCTAGTGGAGCGTTTCCTAAAGAAAGGTTGGCTGTGAATAATTGGGCCTCAGATTTAATTATGGGcgaagaaaagaagagggtGAAGCCCAAGAGGTATTAGTGtttgaacaaaaatggaaTCTCTGTtttacaaattcttttttattattggaaaGTATGCAAAACGCAGAATCTGAGTACCTCAGTATTATGCATCTTTCCTAAGATTGCGCGGAATCGAATCATTATTCATTATCATTACTTCCACCAATGGCTTCCTGCCCCATAAATCTTCCTCACCGGTGTTCTCCCGGAACGCCGCCCCTCGGCCCCACTTCTTCCctcctaaaccctaattctctTCTTAAATTACTtcctctttctccttcttctcttctctattCCAATAAGGTAACCCCTATTTCCTCTCTCTTCCACTtccccttttttgttttccccATAACTTGTCCTCTTATTTCTCTCCAATCTTTGTTTTACCACTAGCTATCCTCTTCCAGAATCCGCCACCGCAGCCTTGTTGCCATGAACAACGCTCACATGGCCACCGAGGCCAAGCCTGTTTCACAGGATAGAATGCTCGTTAGTACTTTCTCCCTTGTTCTTATCTTATTTTGTAGTCTTTCTCCCTTACAATTTGGTTAACGTATACTTTTAGATTGCTTGCTGATTTGGATCTTTTGGAAggatttacattttttttttaatttagtccaTTAATTTAGTGTAATCAATGGATTAATAGGTTTATGTGCCGCCTCATCCGTTGATCAAACACTGGGTTTCAGTTTTGAGGAATGAACAAACTCCTTGCCCCATTTTTAGTGAGTACTGATGCAGTTCTTGAAGATATTTTCTTATCTTACTgttttgtgtattttttattgCCAATACGCCTCGCAGgttggatttttttcttcttaatgtCTGTTTTTACGGAATTCAACCATGAAGATATTAAATAAGTTCTGCTGTTGTTATGAAGCTTTTGGCATTTGGGAGTGATTCTAAGACAaccaaaatcacttttgtcatttttaaaattattatttgaaaagtctttttaatcattcaaaatcaattctaatAGCATGAAAAACGTGTTTAAAAGtgtgaaattgattttgatcGATTGATACTTGAAAGTTTGTTTCAAGGTGATTTTGAACATTGGCTGAAGTAATcttaaccatttaaaaataaacccTGTGCAGTGCTTAGTTGGGACTTGGAAGTTGTAAGCATCAGATTTCAGGGAATAAGTTCAAATCGTAAACATAACAAAGAGATTGCCATTTTAGTTATTCTGGTTGTGCTgttgttataatttaattctGTTGGGGCACTAGGTCTGTATAGCCTCTGCTCTGTCCGCAATTCttgagttaattaaattattcttctttcatttctttgatAAAGTTGTCGATAAATACGTTCATTGATGAGCCATGACAAAACCTCGAGAGGTGAACCTCTCAGTTGAAAAACTTTAGAATTAGGATGATAGACTTAGTTGAGTTGTGTGTTTTGAGTTGCGGAGGGCAGTTTTCTGCATAGAACTTTCTCCTTTTGCCTATGCCATCAAGAACTTGAGGAGATTTATGGTTTATTTACTGCAGAAAATGCAATGGCAGAGTTAGGGAGGCTACTTATTTATGAAGCTTCAAGGGATTGGTTGGTTAGTTCTTGTACAACTTTTAATATTAAGTTTTAGCCTTTCTTAGTAAAGTGAAATACTGACacgtaattgttttttttaatgaaaacaacTACTTTAATTGTTTAGTAGTTCTATTTTTCGTATGCATGTAATTATAAAGCTATTCTGTTGGAAGAATCACaaatcttcaacttttattaaCGTCAGTTTTTGcttatatttttagttcacTTACATAGTTGTGTTTATATCCATATCAGCCTACTGTAACAGGGGAGATACAGTCACCCATGGGTGTTGCTTCAGTTGAGTTTGTTGATCCAAGAGAACCTGTGGCAGTAAGGCTTTTTTTCTACTCTCCTTCTGGCCTATTAGTTAGTGTTTATACTTACAGTTTTTTGCCACCACCCTCACcattaaaaggaaagaaaatgactGCAATACAGTTTTGCTATTATATTTCGTTGGAATTTCTTGCATTATAACCCAGAGTTGTTcgttttaatttttccttttcagatAATTCCCATCCTTAGAGCTGGTCTAGCTCTTGCAGAATATGCATCGTCTGTATTGCCTGCAACAAAATTGTACCATCTTGGTAAGGGAAGTAAGATAATGCAGATTGCAGAGTGATGTTCTGAACAGGAATGATATTTAGTGACATTGATATGAACTCACTTTTCAtccctttttaatttcatctttttctttcaaattaaaggGATAAGCAGGGACGAGGAGACTCTTCAACCAACTGTA
This is a stretch of genomic DNA from Cucumis sativus cultivar 9930 chromosome 4, Cucumber_9930_V3, whole genome shotgun sequence. It encodes these proteins:
- the LOC101209447 gene encoding uracil phosphoribosyltransferase, producing MASCPINLPHRCSPGTPPLGPTSSLLNPNSLLKLLPLSPSSLLYSNKLSSSRIRHRSLVAMNNAHMATEAKPVSQDRMLVYVPPHPLIKHWVSVLRNEQTPCPIFKNAMAELGRLLIYEASRDWLPTVTGEIQSPMGVASVEFVDPREPVAIIPILRAGLALAEYASSVLPATKLYHLGISRDEETLQPTVYLNKLPENFPEGCRIFVVDPMLATGGTIVAALDLLKERGIGNKQIKVISAVAAPPALQKLSEKFPGLHIYTGIIDPTVNEKGFIIPGLGDAGDRSFGT